A genome region from Triticum aestivum cultivar Chinese Spring chromosome 2B, IWGSC CS RefSeq v2.1, whole genome shotgun sequence includes the following:
- the LOC100136980 gene encoding 14 kDa proline-rich protein DC2.15: MAGKTSIALFLAVNLVVFSVASACGGNCPTPSTPTPSTPTPTPASLRRCPRDALKVGACVNALNLVKAQVGRPTAVPCCPLLDGLVDLEAALCLCTVIKANVLNIVQLNLPINLSVILNHCGKKAPTGFMC; encoded by the coding sequence ATGGCAGGAAAGACATCCATCGCGCTGTTTCTCGCCGTGAACCTGGTCGTGTTCTCCGTGGCCAGCGCGTGCGGGGGAAACTGCCCGACCCCGTCCACGCCCACCCCATCGACGCCCACCCCGACCCCAGCCTCGCTCCGCAGGTGCCCACGCGACGCGCTGAAGGTGGGCGCATGTGTCAACGCGCTGAACCTGGTCAAGGCGCAGGTGGGCAGGCCGACCGCGGTGCCGTGCTGCCCGCTGCTGGATGGGCTCGTCGACCTGGAGGCGGCCCTGTGCCTCTGCACGGTGATCAAGGCCAACGTCCTCAACATCGTCCAGCTCAACCTCCCCATCAACCTCAGCGTCATCCTCAACCACTGCGGCAAGAAAGCGCCCACCGGATTCATGTGCTAA